Proteins from one Telopea speciosissima isolate NSW1024214 ecotype Mountain lineage chromosome 1, Tspe_v1, whole genome shotgun sequence genomic window:
- the LOC122648963 gene encoding uncharacterized protein LOC122648963 isoform X1, producing MAEDLDDGEFWLPSQFLTDDDMLMDGKDRNSHIGHGGVRVFPSEFPYGASSALSSPVESVMGSTETESDEDDLMSGLTLQMARSMLQEHDQSTGPAFGAENPKAWILSGSPQSTLCAFGSLSAGSAGSSRGSPNGPSQVCSPPSTPMNGKDDAWDLLYAAAGQVVRMKMNDEVPKCHQGRGLLGPPRKPASITPPLKNPNVAMYSNQAFTHQQLQSNQHQQLKQQQIMKQQCSSVWGKQGKLAGTAQQPHHQQQVSNKATRPGGFGNGRCGRPLDLSSSAWPPLQQQQQPQPLPHPHHHHNAGSGMRAVFLGGADSKRESSGTGVFLPRRVGSPAEFRKKPACSTVLVPARVVQALNLSFDEMGSQPRFAGGFAYDHGNNGVLCQQKRSLRTESAMNHEIRLPPEWTY from the exons ATGGCTGAAGATTTGGATGACGGAGAGTTTTGGCTGCCTTCGCAGTTCCTCACCGATGACGATATGCTCATGGACGGCAAGGACCGGAATAGCCACATCGGCCATGGTGGAGTTAGGGTTTTCCCCTCTGAGTTCCCTTATGGGGCTTCCTCTGCTCTGAGCTCTCCTGTTGAGTCCGTGATGGGTTCCACCGAGACCGAGAGCGACGAGGATGATCTCATGTCCGGCTTGACTCTCCAGATGGCTCGCTCTATGCTCCAGGAACACGACCAGAGCACCGGCCCTGCTTTTGGTGCTGAAAACCCCAAG GCATGGATTTTGTCTGGTTCGCCCCAATCAACTTTGTGCGCATTTGGGAGCTTGTCGGCAGGCAGCGCTGGCTCCAGTCGGGGAAGCCCAAACGGGCCTTCTCAGGTTTGCTCTCCGCCATCAACGCCGATGAATGGCAAAGATGATGCCTGGGATCTACTTTATGCTGCGGCGGGGCAAGTCGTGAGGATGAAGATGAACGACGAAGTTCCCAAGTGCCACCAAGGGCGAGGGCTCCTGGGTCCGCCTAGAAAACCGGCTTCAATCACTCCGCCTTTGAAAAACCCCAATGTGGCTATGTATTCGAATCAAGCCTTTACACACCAGCAGTTGCAGTCAAATCAG CATCAACAGTtgaaacaacaacaaataaTGAAGCAGCAGTGCTCCTCTGTTTGGGGAAAGCAGGGGAAGCTAGCAGGAACAGCTCAGCAGCCGCACCATCAGCAACAGGTTTCAAACAAAGCAACAAGACCTGGTGGGTTTGGCAACGGCAGATGTGGCCGTCCTCTAGATCTATCATCCTCTGCATGGCCGCCGctgcaacagcaacagcaaccgCAACCTCTTCCTCATCCGCATCATCACCATAATGCGGGCTCTGGCATGAGAGCCGTTTTTCTTGGAGGTGCTGATTCGAAGAGGGAGTCCTCTGGAACTGGGGTTTTCTTGCCTCGTAGAGTTGGTAGCCCTGCAGAGTTTCGCAAGAAGCCAG CATGTTCGACAGTTTTGGTTCCTGCAAGAGTGGTCCAGGCCTTGAACTTGAGTTTTGATGAAATGGGTTCTCAGCCTCGCTTCGCTGGAGGATTTGCTTATGATCATG GAAACAATGGAGTGTTATGTCAGCAGAAGCGGAGCCTTAGAACAGAGTCGGCGATGAACCATGAGATACGCCTTCCTCCTGAGTGGACGTATTGA
- the LOC122648963 gene encoding uncharacterized protein LOC122648963 isoform X2, whose protein sequence is MAEDLDDGEFWLPSQFLTDDDMLMDGKDRNSHIGHGGVRVFPSEFPYGASSALSSPVESVMGSTETESDEDDLMSGLTLQMARSMLQEHDQSTGPAFGAENPKAWILSGSPQSTLCAFGSLSAGSAGSSRGSPNGPSQVCSPPSTPMNGKDDAWDLLYAAAGQVVRMKMNDEVPKCHQGRGLLGPPRKPASITPPLKNPNVAMYSNQAFTHQQLQSNQHQQLKQQQIMKQQCSSVWGKQGKLAGTAQQPHHQQQVSNKATRPGGFGNGRCGRPLDLSSSAWPPLQQQQQPQPLPHPHHHHNAGSGMRAVFLGGADSKRESSGTGVFLPRRVGSPAEFRKKPACSTVLVPARVVQALNLSFDEMGSQPRFAGGFAYDHGRKQWSVMSAEAEP, encoded by the exons ATGGCTGAAGATTTGGATGACGGAGAGTTTTGGCTGCCTTCGCAGTTCCTCACCGATGACGATATGCTCATGGACGGCAAGGACCGGAATAGCCACATCGGCCATGGTGGAGTTAGGGTTTTCCCCTCTGAGTTCCCTTATGGGGCTTCCTCTGCTCTGAGCTCTCCTGTTGAGTCCGTGATGGGTTCCACCGAGACCGAGAGCGACGAGGATGATCTCATGTCCGGCTTGACTCTCCAGATGGCTCGCTCTATGCTCCAGGAACACGACCAGAGCACCGGCCCTGCTTTTGGTGCTGAAAACCCCAAG GCATGGATTTTGTCTGGTTCGCCCCAATCAACTTTGTGCGCATTTGGGAGCTTGTCGGCAGGCAGCGCTGGCTCCAGTCGGGGAAGCCCAAACGGGCCTTCTCAGGTTTGCTCTCCGCCATCAACGCCGATGAATGGCAAAGATGATGCCTGGGATCTACTTTATGCTGCGGCGGGGCAAGTCGTGAGGATGAAGATGAACGACGAAGTTCCCAAGTGCCACCAAGGGCGAGGGCTCCTGGGTCCGCCTAGAAAACCGGCTTCAATCACTCCGCCTTTGAAAAACCCCAATGTGGCTATGTATTCGAATCAAGCCTTTACACACCAGCAGTTGCAGTCAAATCAG CATCAACAGTtgaaacaacaacaaataaTGAAGCAGCAGTGCTCCTCTGTTTGGGGAAAGCAGGGGAAGCTAGCAGGAACAGCTCAGCAGCCGCACCATCAGCAACAGGTTTCAAACAAAGCAACAAGACCTGGTGGGTTTGGCAACGGCAGATGTGGCCGTCCTCTAGATCTATCATCCTCTGCATGGCCGCCGctgcaacagcaacagcaaccgCAACCTCTTCCTCATCCGCATCATCACCATAATGCGGGCTCTGGCATGAGAGCCGTTTTTCTTGGAGGTGCTGATTCGAAGAGGGAGTCCTCTGGAACTGGGGTTTTCTTGCCTCGTAGAGTTGGTAGCCCTGCAGAGTTTCGCAAGAAGCCAG CATGTTCGACAGTTTTGGTTCCTGCAAGAGTGGTCCAGGCCTTGAACTTGAGTTTTGATGAAATGGGTTCTCAGCCTCGCTTCGCTGGAGGATTTGCTTATGATCATGGTAG GAAACAATGGAGTGTTATGTCAGCAGAAGCGGAGCCTTAG